In a single window of the Serratia quinivorans genome:
- a CDS encoding Fels-1 Prophage Protein-like, translating to MNKIALSFSLTLLLAASVMPAQAKQNSSLKSPASGVLCDRYVCANGTDGISRPLTEKYLGKKVASKLSSQGEFDPTEFTFANGIFCDVKERLCREDRYYGEGGKRTGAVSRKYTELLFGH from the coding sequence TTGAATAAAATAGCACTTTCGTTCTCACTGACCCTGCTGCTTGCCGCATCCGTGATGCCTGCACAGGCGAAGCAAAACTCATCCCTCAAGTCACCGGCATCAGGCGTGTTGTGCGACCGTTATGTCTGTGCGAATGGTACCGATGGCATTTCCCGCCCATTGACCGAAAAGTATCTCGGCAAGAAAGTCGCCAGCAAACTGTCTTCGCAAGGTGAGTTCGACCCGACCGAATTCACCTTTGCCAACGGCATTTTCTGCGATGTCAAAGAGCGACTGTGCCGCGAGGATCGCTACTACGGTGAAGGCGGTAAACGCACCGGCGCCGTTTCCAGGAAATACACCGAGCTGCTTTTCGGCCACTAA
- the yybR_3 gene encoding Uncharacterized HTH-type transcriptional regulator yybR, whose protein sequence is MKRKSLEDAQCPVARTLDVIGDWWSLLIVRDAFDGVRRFSEFQKGLGMAKNILSTRLRTLVAHGILEIAPASDGSAYQEYILTDKGRALFPVIVGLRQWGEDYLFDAQEARSTLVERDTRQPIPRMTPTGSTGQVLTPLNTLVVKVDGA, encoded by the coding sequence ATGAAACGTAAAAGTCTGGAAGATGCGCAGTGCCCGGTGGCACGTACGCTGGATGTGATTGGTGACTGGTGGTCGCTGCTGATTGTGCGCGATGCCTTCGACGGCGTGCGCCGCTTCAGTGAGTTTCAAAAGGGACTGGGGATGGCGAAGAATATCCTCTCCACCCGGCTACGTACCCTGGTGGCGCACGGCATTTTGGAGATTGCCCCCGCTTCGGACGGCAGTGCCTATCAGGAATATATTCTCACCGATAAGGGGCGCGCCCTGTTCCCGGTTATCGTCGGCCTGCGCCAGTGGGGGGAGGATTATCTGTTTGACGCACAAGAGGCAAGATCAACGCTGGTAGAAAGAGACACCCGCCAACCGATCCCGCGCATGACGCCGACCGGCAGCACCGGGCAGGTTCTTACGCCGCTGAATACTTTGGTGGTGAAGGTCGACGGGGCCTGA
- the ynfM_2 gene encoding Inner membrane transport protein ynfM, with protein sequence MSDKTLDPICAAQGGALSRLPASLVLLLAGASAFSVANVYYAQPLLDAIAQDFHISLASVGMVITVTQLGCALALLLVVPLGDRVNRHRLLAVQQLLLITALCVVGWANSSLLLLVGMLLVGLLGTAMTQGLVAFAATLAAPHERGRVVGAAQGGVVLGLLLARTLSGAMADIGGWRAVYFFSAAVTLLLLPVLARLLPVPHTAPSTLSYPALLRSMLTLLWRDRTLQIRGMLALLMFAAFSIFWSALVLPLSQEPFNFSHSVIGAFGLVGAVGALAAVRAGHLADRGLGQLATGICLLLLVLAWLPLGLLSYGLGWLVMGIVLLDLAGQAIHVLNQSLIFSAHLQAHSRLVGCYMLFYAVGSGLGAFASTHVFALAGWYGVCWLGASVSLAALLFWGLTLRAMPASNAAH encoded by the coding sequence ATGAGTGATAAAACGCTGGATCCGATTTGTGCCGCGCAGGGCGGAGCGCTGAGTCGCCTGCCTGCGTCGCTGGTGTTATTGCTGGCGGGAGCCAGTGCCTTTAGCGTGGCGAATGTGTATTACGCTCAACCTTTATTGGACGCTATTGCTCAGGATTTTCATATCAGCCTGGCGTCGGTGGGCATGGTGATCACCGTCACTCAGTTAGGCTGCGCATTGGCATTGTTGCTGGTGGTGCCGTTGGGCGATCGGGTTAATCGTCACCGGCTGCTGGCGGTTCAGCAACTGCTGCTGATTACCGCACTTTGTGTGGTCGGTTGGGCGAACAGCAGCCTGCTATTACTGGTCGGCATGCTGCTGGTGGGGTTACTGGGTACCGCCATGACCCAGGGATTGGTCGCCTTCGCCGCCACGTTGGCAGCGCCGCATGAGCGGGGACGAGTAGTGGGTGCCGCGCAAGGCGGGGTAGTTCTCGGGTTGTTATTGGCGCGCACGCTTTCCGGCGCAATGGCGGATATCGGCGGCTGGCGCGCGGTTTACTTTTTCTCTGCGGCGGTAACCCTGCTCCTGTTGCCGGTGCTTGCGCGTCTGTTGCCCGTTCCCCACACAGCGCCTTCAACACTCAGTTATCCGGCGCTGTTGCGATCAATGCTGACGTTGCTGTGGCGCGATCGCACGCTACAGATCCGCGGCATGCTGGCGCTGCTGATGTTTGCGGCATTCAGCATTTTCTGGAGTGCCCTGGTTCTGCCACTCAGTCAGGAACCGTTTAATTTTTCACATTCGGTGATTGGTGCCTTTGGTCTGGTGGGGGCGGTGGGTGCGCTGGCGGCGGTACGTGCCGGACATCTGGCCGATCGCGGTCTGGGGCAGTTGGCAACCGGTATCTGTCTGTTGCTGTTGGTGCTGGCCTGGTTGCCGCTCGGCTTGCTGAGTTACGGGCTGGGATGGCTGGTTATGGGCATTGTGCTGCTCGATCTGGCCGGACAGGCCATTCACGTGTTGAACCAGAGTCTGATTTTCAGCGCTCATCTGCAGGCTCATAGCCGGTTAGTCGGCTGCTACATGCTGTTCTACGCGGTGGGTAGCGGGCTGGGTGCCTTTGCCAGTACCCACGTATTCGCTCTGGCGGGCTGGTACGGCGTGTGTTGGCTGGGGGCGAGCGTCAGCCTGGCGGCCTTGTTGTTCTGGGGGCTGACGCTGCGTGCCATGCCAGCCTCAAATGCGGCGCATTAG
- the frlR gene encoding HTH-type transcriptional regulator frlR produces the protein MENNSTVELAKQRLNDWLSQGAIAPGDKLPSERELGELLNIKRMTLRQALLFLESESRIFRKDRRGWFAALPRFNYNPNSSTSFKQAAIEQGRSPSWGYMTKERVLTAPAAICDLLQLSEGAEIYKICGWGALDNHIVFYHETFISPRVAPDFIERLGENSFADVWENAYGTATRTHHLAFKPTRLSGDACKVMGGNASTPSILVEKHRADAQRRIVQVDIEYWRFESVDFFINL, from the coding sequence ATGGAAAACAACTCTACCGTTGAACTGGCCAAGCAAAGGCTTAATGACTGGCTGAGTCAGGGCGCAATAGCCCCCGGCGACAAGCTTCCTTCGGAGCGAGAGCTGGGGGAATTGCTGAACATTAAACGCATGACGCTGCGTCAGGCGCTGCTGTTCCTGGAAAGTGAGTCGAGGATATTCCGTAAGGATCGTCGGGGTTGGTTTGCAGCATTGCCACGCTTTAACTACAACCCCAATTCGTCTACCAGCTTCAAACAGGCGGCCATTGAGCAGGGTCGTTCTCCCTCCTGGGGTTATATGACCAAGGAGCGGGTTTTGACGGCACCGGCGGCCATTTGCGATTTACTGCAGCTTAGTGAAGGGGCGGAGATCTACAAAATCTGTGGCTGGGGAGCGCTGGATAATCACATCGTGTTTTATCACGAAACCTTTATCAGTCCGCGGGTGGCACCCGACTTCATCGAACGCCTGGGTGAGAACTCGTTTGCCGATGTATGGGAAAACGCCTACGGAACCGCGACTCGCACCCATCATTTGGCTTTTAAACCGACCCGATTGTCCGGTGATGCCTGCAAGGTGATGGGCGGCAACGCCAGCACGCCGTCGATTCTGGTAGAGAAGCATCGTGCCGATGCCCAGCGCCGTATCGTGCAGGTGGATATCGAATACTGGCGTTTCGAGTCGGTGGATTTTTTCATTAACTTATAG
- a CDS encoding Xylose isomerase-like TIM barrel, whose protein sequence is MDRLTAEKVLLRAQNLPLYLHAYAFHLNMRMEKILPEDLLTIAHQQQLRGVKVHVLDGESQALCHADDARLRNFGEQAQRYGLDIHIETSASDSQTIDQAVNIALKSGASSVRFYPRYQGALQQVLARIAEDIQYIKQRYQHSGLSFTLEQHEDLKSHELVSLVRAADFPQLSLLFDFANMINANEEPLTALAVMAEDITQVHIKDALIVREDQGMGHRACISGQGDLPFRELLLGLICLGEERPQVTAYGLEEEVDYYAPPFRFNGEGDNPHIPWREMSETALPEHGLEERLKKEVQDALNQIHHVRTITDSLIKQARELLTPA, encoded by the coding sequence ATGGATCGCTTAACGGCGGAGAAAGTTCTTCTGCGGGCGCAGAATTTGCCGCTTTATCTGCATGCCTACGCCTTTCATCTCAATATGCGCATGGAGAAAATCCTGCCTGAGGATCTGCTGACCATTGCTCATCAGCAGCAACTGCGCGGCGTGAAAGTGCATGTATTGGATGGGGAAAGTCAGGCGCTTTGCCACGCCGATGATGCCCGCCTTCGCAACTTTGGTGAGCAGGCACAGCGCTATGGGTTGGATATCCATATCGAAACCAGCGCTTCCGACTCGCAGACCATCGATCAGGCGGTGAACATTGCCCTTAAATCCGGTGCCAGTTCAGTACGCTTCTATCCGCGCTATCAGGGGGCATTGCAGCAAGTGTTGGCGCGCATTGCCGAAGATATTCAGTACATCAAGCAGCGTTATCAGCACAGCGGTCTGAGCTTTACTTTGGAGCAGCACGAGGATCTTAAAAGTCATGAACTGGTTAGCCTGGTTCGGGCGGCAGATTTCCCGCAGCTTTCCCTGTTATTTGATTTCGCCAACATGATCAACGCCAATGAAGAGCCGCTGACGGCATTGGCGGTAATGGCTGAAGATATCACCCAGGTGCATATCAAGGACGCACTGATCGTGCGTGAAGATCAGGGAATGGGGCACCGGGCCTGTATTTCCGGGCAGGGGGATTTGCCCTTCCGGGAATTGTTGCTGGGGCTAATTTGCCTGGGTGAAGAGCGGCCGCAGGTTACCGCTTATGGGCTGGAAGAAGAGGTGGATTATTACGCGCCGCCATTTCGTTTTAACGGAGAGGGCGATAACCCGCATATTCCATGGCGGGAGATGAGTGAAACCGCGTTACCGGAACATGGGCTGGAGGAACGGCTTAAAAAAGAGGTTCAGGATGCATTAAATCAAATTCACCATGTTCGCACCATTACTGACAGTTTGATAAAGCAAGCCCGGGAGCTGCTAACCCCGGCATAA